In the genome of Populus trichocarpa isolate Nisqually-1 chromosome 6, P.trichocarpa_v4.1, whole genome shotgun sequence, one region contains:
- the LOC7468071 gene encoding uncharacterized protein LOC7468071, protein MSIDMEDSLRQSSLLGFSSKDRKRRRNGCESIEDTLARWKKHNKLQVSKVPGKGSKKGCMKGKGGPENMNCRYRGVRQRTWGKWVAEIREPVKKCSLMNKQGSRLWLGTFSTAIEAACAYDYAAKLMYGPNAILNFPDYPVQSGNHLDNMSSSITATETSSTESRTALDSYEDNKVDKLKINHCGSREGNNQSGFSRICAVDESEEEVEKIRVAESSAMELKAVEWNLTDDWKSSHHIEAEAPVLREEIDGELAGILRSWGCYGINNRYRFLQNETENVEHKKLKNEVVESSMSTRLNECVDSDYDMRTDHKPIYDVEKPLMREAAAGEEFSGLKFSNYNPFETTHDHRNPGLCNQEIDIKPFIQDISDNSVLKGGGNYGYDPAKVGSASHLQSRRPSGLSCQLQTPSTNLPGSLSYFQEADIGLGWNFDLSQQDFNGGLVGEPGLLDQWYPELQF, encoded by the coding sequence ATGAGTATTGACATGGAGGATTCTTTGAGACAGAGTTCTTTGCTAGGGTTTAGCAGCAAGGACAGGAAGAGAAGGCGGAATGGTTGTGAATCAATAGAAGATACACTTGCAAGGTGGAAGAAACACAACAAACTTCAAGTAAGCAAGGTTCCAGGGAAGGGTTCAAAGAAGGGTTGTATGAAAGGAAAAGGTGGCCCGGAGAATATGAACTGCAGATACAGGGGTGTTAGACAGAGAACTTGGGGCAAGTGGGTTGCTGAAATCAGAGAACCTGTCAAGAAATGCAGTTTAATGAACAAACAAGGAAGTAGACTCTGGCTTGGTACATTTTCTACTGCTATTGAAGCTGCTTGTGCTTATGATTATGCTGCAAAGCTTATGTATGGTCCTAATGCCATACTCAATTTCCCTGACTACCCAGTTCAATCTGGGAATCACCTGGATAATATGTCGTCTTCGATTACTGCAACTGAGACATCATCAACTGAATCTAGGACAGCATTGGATAGCTACGAGGATAATAAGGTTGACAAATTAAAGATTAATCATTGTGGGTCTAGAGAAGGAAATAACCAATCAGGCTTTTCTAGGATATGTGCTGTCGACGAATCAGAAGAGGAAGTTGAGAAAATCAGGGTGGCGGAGAGCAGTGCAATGGAGTTGAAAGCTGTGGAATGGAATTTAACAGATGATTGGAAATCGTCTCATCATATTGAAGCTGAAGCACCAGTATTGAGGGAAGAAATAGATGGAGAACTTGCAGGAATTTTGAGATCTTGGGGCTGTTACGGTATCAATAACAGATATAGATTCTTGCAGAATGAGACTGAAAATGTAGAAcataagaaattgaagaatgagGTTGTGGAATCCAGCATGAGCACCAGACTCAATGAGTGCGTAGATTCGGACTATGATATGAGAACTGATCATAAACCTATCTATGATGTTGAGAAGCCATTAATGAGGGAagcagcagcaggggaagaGTTTTCAGGCTTGAAATTCAGCAACTATAATCCCTTTGAGACCACGCATGATCACAGGAACCCGGGTTTATGCAATCAAGAAATTGATATCAAGCCTTTTATCCAAGATATTTCTGACAATTCTGTATTAAAAGGAGGGGGGAATTATGGTTATGATCCCGCGAAGGTTGGTTCTGCAAGCCACCTACAGAGTAGAAGGCCATCAGGACTGTCCTGCCAGTTGCAGACCCCATCAACCAATCTACCAGGGAGCTTGAGTTACTTTCAGGAGGCAGATATAGGCCTGGGTTGGAATTTTGATCTATCACAGCAGGACTTCAACGGGGGCTTAGTTGGAGAGCCAGGCCTGCTTGATCAGTGGTACCCTGAATTACAATTCTAG
- the LOC7468072 gene encoding probably inactive leucine-rich repeat receptor-like protein kinase IMK2, translated as MENTCHFRDKYFLYTHLCLFLLVFLPQFASSQKWDGVMVTRADYQALRAIRNELVDFKGFLRSWNGSGYGACSGRWAGIKCVKGQVIAIQLPWKGLGGRISEKIGQLQALRKISLHDNVLGGTVPRSLGLLHNLRGVYLFNNRLSGSIPPSIGNCPVLLTLDVSNNSLTGAIPPSLANSTRLYRLNLSFNSLMGSIPVSLTQSPSLIVLALQHNYLSGSIPDTWGRKGNYSYHLQFLILDHNLISGTIPVSLNKLALLQEISLSHNKLSGAIPNEMGSLSRLQKLDFSNNAFNGSIPSSLSNLTSLASLNLEGNRLDNQIPDGFDRLHNLSVLNLKNNQFIGPIPASIGNISSVNQLDLAQNNFSGEIPASLVRLATLTYFNVSYNNLSGSVPSSLAKKFNSSSFVGNLQLCGYSFSTPCLSPPPIVLPTPTKEEPKRHRRKFSTKDIILIAAGVLLAVLLLLCFILLCCLMKKRSASKGKHGKTTMRGLPGESEKTGAVAGPEVESGGEMGGKLVHFDGQFVFTADDLLCATAEIMGKSSYGTAYKATLEDGSQVAVKRLREKTTKGQMEFETEAAALGKIRHPNLLALRAYYLGPKGEKLLVFDYMPIGSLASYLHARGPEIAVDWPTRMNIAIGVARGLNHLHTQQEIIHGNLTSSNILLDEQTNAHIADFGLSRLMTTTANTTVISTVGTLGYRAPELSKLKNANTKTDVYSLGVIILELLTGKSPGEPMNGMDLPQWVASIVKEEWTNEIFDLELVRDSQAIGDELLNTLKLALHCVDPTPTARPEAEEVVQQLEEIKPELAAAPADDGAKVPTTE; from the exons ATGGAAAATACTTGTCACTTCCGCGACAAGTACTTTCTTTACACACACTTGTGCTTGTTTCTACTGGTTTTTTTGCCCCAATTTGCTTCAAGCCAAAAATGGGATGGTGTAATGGTCACCCGAGCAGATTATCAAGCTCTTCGAGCTATAAGGAATGAACTAGTCGACTTCAAAGGGTTTTTACGAAGCTGGAATGGTAGTGGATATGGAGCTTGCTCTGGTCGGTGGGCAGGAATCAAATGTGTCAAAGGACAAGTTATTGCTATCCAGCTTCCTTGGAAGGGACTAGGTGGCAGAATCTCTGAGAAGATTGGCCAGCTTCAAGCACTCAGAAAGATTAGTTTGCATGACAATGTACTTGGTGGTACTGTCCCTAGGTCTCTTGGTTTGCTTCACAATCTTAGAGGGGTTTACCTCTTCAACAACCGACTTTCGGGTTCTATCCCTCCTTCCATTGGTAACTGTCCTGTTCTCCTGACTCTTGATGTAAGTAACAATTCTCTCACTGGCGCAATTCCTCCTAGTCTTGCGAATTCTACAAGGTTATATAGACTTAATCTGAGCTTTAATTCATTAATGGGGTCGATCCCAGTTAGTCTTACTCAGTCCCCTTCTCTCATAGTTCTTGCTCTCCAACACAACTACCTCTCTGGGTCGATCCCGGATACTTGGGGGAGAAAAGGAAACTATTCTTATCACCTTCAGTTCTTGATCCTTGATCATAACCTCATTTCTGGAACTATTCCTGTTAGTCTTAACAAGTTGGCTTTACTTCAAGAGATTTCTCTTAGTCATAACAAGCTTTCCGGGGCCATACCCAATGAAATGGGGAGTCTCTCAAGGCTTCAAAAGCTTGATTTTTCGAACAATGCTTTCAATGGAAGTATTCCATCTAGCCTCTCCAATCTCACCTCTTTAGCCTCACTGAATCTAGAGGGAAACCGTCTCGACAACCAGATCCCAGATGGTTTTGATAGATTACACAACCTCTCAGTGCTAAACCTGAAAAATAATCAGTTCATAGGCCCCATCCCAGCTTCTATTGGAAACATTTCCAGTGTCAACCAGCTTGATTTAGCCCAAAATAATTTTAGTGGAGAAATTCCAGCTTCTCTTGTTCGCCTAGCCACTCTCACTTACTTCAATGTTTCTTATAACAATCTTTCTGGTTCTGTTCCCTCTTCCCTTGCTAAGAAGTTCAATTCAAGCTCTTTTGTGGGAAATCTTCAGCTATGTGGCTACAGCTTTTCAACCCCATGTCTTTCACCCCCACCTATAGTTCTTCCAACTCCAACAAAAGAAGAACCAAAACGTCATCGCCGGAAATTTAGCACTAAAGATATTATTCTCATAGCAGCTGGTGTCCTCTTAGCTGTGCTGCTTCTTCTCTGCTTCATTCTGCTATGTTGTTTGATGAAGAAAAGGTCTGCTTCAAAAGGAAAGCATGGTAAAACTACTATGCGGGGGCTCCCAGGGGAAAGTGAGAAGACAGGTGCTGTGGCAGGTCCTGAAGTTGAATCTGGAGGTGAAATGGGTGGGAAATTAGTCCACTTTGATGGGCAATTTGTGTTTACAGCAGATGATTTGTTGTGTGCAACTGCGGAGATAATGGGGAAGAGTAGTTATGGAACAGCTTACAAGGCAACATTAGAGGATGGCAGTCAAGTTGCAGTGAAAAGGTTGAGGGAGAAGACTACAAAGGGGCAGATGGAGTTTGAAACAGAGGCTGCTGCTCTCGGTAAGATTCGGCACCCGAATCTCTTAGCACTGAGGGCCTATTATTTGGGTCCCAAGGGAGAGAAGCTTCTTGTTTTTGACTATATGCCCATAGGGAGTCTTGCATCCTACCTCCATG CTCGTGGGCCTGAAATCGCTGTCGATTGGCCAACAAGGATGAACATAGCCATTGGTGTTGCGCGTGGACTAAACCATCTCCACACCCAGCAGGAGATCATTCATGGGAATCTCACATCAAGCAACATATTACTCGACGAGCAAACTAATGCTCACATTGCGGACTTTGGCCTCTCCAGGCTCATGACTACTACTGCCAACACCACCGTGATTTCCACTGTTGGAACACTTGGCTATCGTGCACCAGAGCTCTCAAAACTCAAGAATGCCAACACAAAGACTGATGTCTACAGCCTTGGAGTGATCATTTTGGAGCTTCTGACCGGGAAATCACCAGGTGAACCAATGAATGGCATGGATTTGCCTCAATGGGTTGCATCCATTGTGAAGGAGGAGTGGACTAATGAAATCTTTGATTTAGAGCTCGTGAGGGATTCACAAGCTATAGGTGATGAGTTACTTAACACATTGAAATTAGCTCTGCATTGTGTTGATCCCACACCAACTGCTCGTCCTGAAGCCGAAGAAGTTGTTCAGCAACTTGAGGAGATTAAGCCAGAGCTAGCTGCTGCTCCTGCTGATGATGGAGCCAAAGTACCGACGACTGAGTAG
- the LOC7487339 gene encoding PRA1 family protein B4, whose product MSSQSPPVLPITNQQQPPAAAASQPPLPPHALRAFLNNITESVRNGFAQRRPFSELIDRSAFSKPESISEATTRIRKNYSYFRINYLTAISVILAFSLLSHPFSLLLLLGLLCSWLFLYLFRASDQPLVLFGRTYSDRETLGILIALSVFVVFLTSVGSVIISALLVGVGIVCAHGAFRVPEDLFLDDVPENANTGFLSSFLGSAASNVVSSAAPLVAAARV is encoded by the coding sequence ATGTCATCCCAGTCTCCGCCAGTCCTCCCGATCACAAACCAGCAACAACCACCCGCCGCTGCCGCCTCCCAACCACCTCTCCCTCCACACGCCCTCCGCGCATTCCTCAACAACATTACCGAATCCGTCCGCAACGGTTTCGCCCAACGCCGCCCCTTTTCCGAACTAATCGACCGATCCGCTTTCTCTAAACCTGAATCCATATCCGAAGCCACAACTCGCATCCGTAAAAACTACTCCTACTTCCGCATCAACTATCTTACCGCTATTTCCGTAATCCTCGCATTTTCCCTCCTTTCtcaccctttctctctcctcctcctcctcggcCTGCTCTGTTCTTGGCTTTTCTTGTATCTCTTCCGCGCTTCGGATCAGCCTTTGGTCCTCTTCGGCCGGACTTATAGTGACCGTGAAACGCTCGGGATTCTGATTGCATTGAGTGTTTTCGTGGTTTTTCTAACTAGTGTCGGATCTGTGATAATATCGGCGCTTTTGGTCGGTGTTGGGATCGTTTGTGCTCATGGTGCTTTTCGTGTTCCTGAGGATCTTTTCTTGGACGACGTTCCAGAAAATGCAAACACTGGCTTCTTGTCTTCCTTCCTCGGCAGCGCTGCCTCCAATGTTGTTTCCTCTGCGGCGCCTCTTGTGGCAGCCGCCCGTGTTTGA
- the LOC7487340 gene encoding uncharacterized protein LOC7487340 isoform X2, giving the protein MPCLNISTNVNLDGVNTSAILSEASSQVAKIIGKPESYVMIVLKGSVPIAFGGTEQPAAYGELVSVGGLSGDVNKKLSSAIATILESKLSVPKSRFFLKFFDSKGSHFGWNGSTF; this is encoded by the exons ATGCCTTGCTTGAACATTTCAACCAACGTTAATCTCGATGGCGTCAACACATCCGCCATCCTCTCTGAAGCCTCTTCTCAAGTGGCCAAAATCATCGGCAAACCTGAGTCc TATGTGATGATTGTGTTGAAGGGCTCAGTACCAATTGCATTTGGAGGAACTGAGCAGCCAGCAGCTTATGGTGAGTTGGTATCTGTTGGTGGCCTTAGCGGTGATGTGAACAAGAAACTGAGTTCTGCAATTGCTACCATTCTTGAGTCGAAGCTGTCGGTGCCCAAGTCACGGTTCTTCCTCAAATTTTTTGATTCCAAG GGATCCCACTTTGGATGGAATGGTTCCACCTTCTAA
- the LOC7487340 gene encoding uncharacterized protein LOC7487340 isoform X1, with protein sequence MPCLNISTNVNLDGVNTSAILSEASSQVAKIIGKPESYVMIVLKGSVPIAFGGTEQPAAYGELVSVGGLSGDVNKKLSSAIATILESKLSVPKSRFFLKFFDSKAHQSQEYAQCLHALHQQ encoded by the exons ATGCCTTGCTTGAACATTTCAACCAACGTTAATCTCGATGGCGTCAACACATCCGCCATCCTCTCTGAAGCCTCTTCTCAAGTGGCCAAAATCATCGGCAAACCTGAGTCc TATGTGATGATTGTGTTGAAGGGCTCAGTACCAATTGCATTTGGAGGAACTGAGCAGCCAGCAGCTTATGGTGAGTTGGTATCTGTTGGTGGCCTTAGCGGTGATGTGAACAAGAAACTGAGTTCTGCAATTGCTACCATTCTTGAGTCGAAGCTGTCGGTGCCCAAGTCACGGTTCTTCCTCAAATTTTTTGATTCCAAG GCCCATCAAAGCCAAGAATATGCACAGTGTTTGCATGCTTTACACCAGCAGTAG
- the LOC7487341 gene encoding uncharacterized protein LOC7487341 — MPALIISTNVSLDGVDTSSILSEATSEVAKLIGKPANYVMIVLKGSIPISLGGTQEPAAFGELVSIGGLGPDVNKNLSFAIASILEKKLSVPKSRLFLKFYDSQGTHFGWNGSTF, encoded by the exons ATGCCTGCCTTGATCATTTCCACAAACGTCAGCCTTGATGGAGTTGACACCTCCTCCATCCTCTCCGAAGCCACCTCTGAGGTTGCCAAGCTTATCGGCAAGCCAGCCAAT TATGTGATGATTGTATTGAAGGGATCGATACCCATTTCATTAGGAGGAACTCAGGAGCCAGCAGCTTTTGGTGAGCTGGTATCCATTGGTGGCCTTGGCCCTGATGTAAACAAGAATCTGAGCTTTGCAATTGCATCAATTCTGGAGAAAAAGTTGTCAGTACCCAAGTCACGGCTCTTCCTTAAATTCTATGACTCTCAG GGTACCCACTTTGGATGGAATGGTTCCACCTTCTAA